The Aedes aegypti strain LVP_AGWG chromosome 3, AaegL5.0 Primary Assembly, whole genome shotgun sequence genome contains a region encoding:
- the LOC5564130 gene encoding aldose reductase → MAAIIPNAIFSNGNSIPMIGLGTWNSPPGVVTQAVKDAIEIGYRHIDCAHVYQNEHEVGDGIAAKIQDGTIKREDIFVTSKLWNTFHRPDLVEGALKVTLKNLKLAYLDLYLIHWPVAYKEGDELFPMGPDGKTFIFSDADYVDTWKEMEKLVDAGLVKNIGLSNFNSKQIQRVLDVARIKPVCNQIENHAYLHQSKLTAFCREKGIIVTAYSPLGSPARPWVKKDDIVLLHDPKLKTIADKHGKEPAQILIRYQIQLGHVVIPKSVTKSRIASNFDVFNFELDADDMKQLAALERNERICPEFGAFGHPHHPFEKEE, encoded by the exons ATGGCAGCCATAATTCCCAACGCGATCTTCAGCAACGGCAACAGCATTCCGATGATTGGACTCGGAACGTGGAAT TCTCCTCCTGGAGTTGTTACACAAGCCGTAAAAGATGCAATTGAAATCGGCTATCGACACATCGATTGCGCCCACGTGTACCAAAACGAGCATGAAGTTGGCGATGGAATAGCTGCCAAAATTCAAGATGGGACAATCAAGCG CGAGGACATATTCGTAACGAGCAAACTATGGAATACGTTCCATCGCCCGGATTTGGTGGAAGGCGCCTTGAAAGTTACTTTGAAAAACCTTAAGCTCGCCTACTTGGACCTGTACTTGATACACTGGCCAGTGGCATACAAAGAAGGCGATGAGCTGTTCCCAATGGGCCCCGATGGTAAAACGTTTATCTTTTCCGATGCCGACTATGTGGACACTTGGAAGGAAATGGAAAAATTGGTGGATGCCGGCTTGGTGAAGAACATCGGTTTGTCTAATTTCAACTCAAAGCAGATTCAACGCGTGTTGGATGTCGCTCGCATTAAACCGGTCTGCAATCAGATTGAGAATCATGCGTACCTCCATCAATCCAAGTTGACTGCTTTCTGCAGGGAGAAAGGAATAATCGTGACGGCATACAGTCCTCTTGGATCACCGGCAAGACCGTGGGTTAAAAAGGACGACATTGTCCTGCTGCATGATCCAAAACTAAAGACCATAGCCGATAAACACGGAAAGGAACCGGCCCAGATTCTTATCCGCTACCAAATCCAGTTGGGTCACGTGGTAATTCCCAAATCTGTTACTAAATCCAGGATCGCATCCAACTTCGATGTGTTCAACTTTGAGTTGGATGCTGATGATATGAAACAACTGGCTGCGCTGGAACGGAATGAACGCATTTGCCCGGAATTTGGAGCCTTCGGTCATCCTCATCATCCGTTCGAAAAGGAAGAATAA